A genomic region of Nymphaea colorata isolate Beijing-Zhang1983 chromosome 2, ASM883128v2, whole genome shotgun sequence contains the following coding sequences:
- the LOC116249215 gene encoding allene oxide cyclase, chloroplastic-like isoform X1: MASISSRASSLLVKAGKSGAAATSPSLCASSVGFKCNLSRPSFLGKQLRSSVIRCPAPSSSRSFQTEINASMKPVPGVQELYVYEMNERDRGSPAYLRLSQKSVNSLGDLVPFSNKLYHGNLEKRLGITAGLCILIQHVPEKNGDRYEAIYSFYFGDYGHISVQGAYLTYEDTYLAITGGSGIFKGVHGQVKLQQIVFPFKLFYTFYLEGIPKLPAVLLGKPVPPSPSVEPLPAAKALEPQATIPNYTN; encoded by the exons atggCTTCAATCTCATCGAGGGCTTCATCTCTGCTGGTAAAGGCCGGAAAATCAGGAGCAGCAGCTACGTCGCCTTCACTCTGCGCTTCATCTGTCGGGTTCAAATGCAACCTCAGTCGACCCAGTTTCTTGGGTAAGCAACTCAGATCAAGTGTCATCCGTTGCCctgccccttcttcttcccGCTCGTTTCAGACGGAGATCAATGCCTCCATGAAACCAG TCCCTGGAGTTCAAGAGCTCTATGTGTATGAGATgaatgagagagacagaggcaGCCCTGCCTACCTTCGCCTCAGTCAGAAAAGCGTCAACTCGCTCGGTGATCTAGTGCCCTTCAGCAACAAG CTTTACCACGGCAACCTAGAGAAGCGTCTCGGAATCACAGCGGGACTCTGCATACTGATACAGCACGTTCCGGAAAAGAACGGGGACCGGTACGAGGCCATCTACAGCTTCTATTTCGGAGACTACGGCCACATCTCTGTTCAA GGAGCGTACCTCACATACGAAGACACGTACCTAGCAATTACAGGAGGATCAGGGATATTCAAGGGAGTCCATGGCCAAGTGAAGCTGCAGCAGATCGTCTTCCCCTTCAAGCTCTTCTACACCTTCTACCTTGAAGGCATCCCCAAGCTGCCGGCGGTGCTCCTGGGGAAGCCGGTGCCTCCCTCGCCCTCCGTGGAGCCTCTCCCTGCGGCCAAGGCCCTCGAGCCCCAAGCCACCATCCCCAACTACACTAACTGA
- the LOC116249215 gene encoding allene oxide cyclase, chloroplastic-like isoform X2 — MASISSRASSLLVKAGKSGAAATSPSLCASSVGFKCNLSRPSFLGKQLRSSVIRCPAPSSSRSFQTEINASMKPVPGVQELYVYEMNERDRGSPAYLRLSQKSVNSLGDLVPFSNKGAYLTYEDTYLAITGGSGIFKGVHGQVKLQQIVFPFKLFYTFYLEGIPKLPAVLLGKPVPPSPSVEPLPAAKALEPQATIPNYTN, encoded by the exons atggCTTCAATCTCATCGAGGGCTTCATCTCTGCTGGTAAAGGCCGGAAAATCAGGAGCAGCAGCTACGTCGCCTTCACTCTGCGCTTCATCTGTCGGGTTCAAATGCAACCTCAGTCGACCCAGTTTCTTGGGTAAGCAACTCAGATCAAGTGTCATCCGTTGCCctgccccttcttcttcccGCTCGTTTCAGACGGAGATCAATGCCTCCATGAAACCAG TCCCTGGAGTTCAAGAGCTCTATGTGTATGAGATgaatgagagagacagaggcaGCCCTGCCTACCTTCGCCTCAGTCAGAAAAGCGTCAACTCGCTCGGTGATCTAGTGCCCTTCAGCAACAAG GGAGCGTACCTCACATACGAAGACACGTACCTAGCAATTACAGGAGGATCAGGGATATTCAAGGGAGTCCATGGCCAAGTGAAGCTGCAGCAGATCGTCTTCCCCTTCAAGCTCTTCTACACCTTCTACCTTGAAGGCATCCCCAAGCTGCCGGCGGTGCTCCTGGGGAAGCCGGTGCCTCCCTCGCCCTCCGTGGAGCCTCTCCCTGCGGCCAAGGCCCTCGAGCCCCAAGCCACCATCCCCAACTACACTAACTGA
- the LOC116246631 gene encoding disease resistance protein RUN1-like has protein sequence MKSQSNKAGPSMSPLSRSHGRFDYDVFLSFRGEDTRHNFAGLLRDMLYLQGIHAFFDEEDLHKGQRIEEILEAISRSKVLVPIFSQRYAESKWCLREVAKMVESCHHGGQESLIIPIFFDVNPADVRHQSGPFESAFQKHETKSWRNIFGEVDEWKNALLYVGGISGFHLKNGNQRELIKSIVAEIQKVLPADRLLDEGEYIVGLEHRVKEMMKRLDFEAKDVRIIGVHGIGGIGKTTLAKAVYNRSHRFFEASSFIENVREESKSKGLVQLQKHLIQDISKGKHRKRISNISQGTQMIMQMVGSKSILLVLDDVNEQEQLDALARKISWFHSGSRIIITTRQVKILKLAGLPAEAVYMVEELREEESLQLFNYHACGDEQPKQEYTKIIQGSRIN, from the exons ATGAAGTCGCAGAGCAACAAGGCAGGGCCTTCGATGTCGCCCCTGTCCAGGAGCCATGGACGCTTTGACTACGATGTATTCTTGAGCTTTCGAGGAGAAGACACCCGCCATAATTTCGCCGGCTTGCTCCGTGATATGCTTTATCTACAGGGCATACACGCCTTTTTTGATGAGGAAGATTTGCACAAGGGACAGAGGATTGAGGAGATATTGGAGGCGATAAGCAGGTCCAAGGTATTGGTTCCCATCTTCTCGCAGCGCTACGCTGAATCTAAGTGGTGTTTAAGAGAAGTTGCCAAAATGGTGGAATCTTGTCATCATGGTGGGCAAGAGAGCCTCATCATTCCTATCTTCTTTGATGTGAATCCGGCCGACGTGCGACATCAGAGTGGCCCATTTGAATCTGCCTTCCAGAAGCACGAGACGAAAAGCTGGAGGAATATCTTCGGCGAGGTCGATGAATGGAAGAACGCACTGCTATACGTTGGAGGAATTTCTGGCTTTCATCTTAAGAATGG AAACCAAAGGGAGCTTATCAAGTCAATTGTTGCAGAGATTCAGAAGGTTTTACCAGCTGACAGGCTCCTTGATGAAGGGGAATACATTGTTGGTCTTGAGCACCGTGTGAAAGAGATGATGAAGCGCTTGGACTTTGAAGCAAAAGATGTCCGGATCATTGGAGTCCATGGTATTGGCGGTATAGGGAAGACAACCCTTGCAAAGGCGGTGTATAACAGAAGCCATCGCTTCTTTGAAGCTAGTAGCTTCATCGAAAATGTAAGGGAAGAATCGAAATCCAAAGGTCTCGTCCAGCTGCAGAAACATCTCATTCAAGATATTTCAAAAGGCAAACACAGAAAAAGGATAAGTAACATAAGTCAAGGGACCCAAATGATTATGCAAATGGTTGGTAGTAAGAGtattcttcttgttcttgatgATGTCAATGAACAAGAGCAGCTCGATGCATTGGCTCGCAAGATAAGCTGGTTCCATTCAGGAAGCAGAATCATCATCACTACAAGGCAAGTGAAGATCCTCAAGCTCGCAGGATTGCCGGCCGAAGCTGTTTATATGGTTGAGGAATTGCGTGAGGAAGAATCGCTTCAGCTATTCAACTATCACGCATGTGGAGACGAACAGCCCAAACAGGAATACACCAAAATTATCCAAGGAAGTCGTATCAATTAG